CATGCTTGTGGTGCTTTAGCTCACACTTCTGGTCCCTGAAAAGCTGGAAATGCCTGCATGTCCTTAAGATTTCCTGTCATGCTGCTGCAGCCATCTTCACAAACTGATGCTTTCTCTTTTGGATATAATACATTTGAAAGAAATCCTTAACAGAAGAATTCAAGCAAATTTTGCTCATTGACAtgttaatattttgtttgaCAAAAATTGAGTATTTTCCAATAcaaattttacaatttttaatgtatggaattatgattaaaaataatctagATGAACATATGATTATTAGAAAAGTCTGGCAATGCAAACTGAATTATTAGTTTATTAGTATGAAGACAGTATGGTGTGGTGTATTTATACTGAAATCTTAGATCTTATGCTGAATGAGGTTTGATTcagaatgaaaggaaataataattttggtattttctgTGATATCAAACATCCAGGTTTTGATTATCTTAGGTTATTTGCTTTCTCTAAGGCAAAATAGAAATATGGCAAAGAAATCTAAACAACAGCTTTATTGCAGTATGTAAAGTGTATATTATTTTGTAGATGGGTAGTgctcagcttttctattttgaaTAAACAGAATGTGCTGTAACATCAGGTATGACTTGTACAGGCCCTTGTCTAGCATCAGCATCAGAAAAATACTATTATTTCCACTATTTTTCTCAAAAGAGAGAGGTAAAATTACTACTGTGCATGGAGATAAACTTACTAAGTGTACATGATAATGAAACAAGACCTCTGTCTCCTTGTCAGATACCACACACTGCTGTTAATTCCAGCTGCTAACCAAGGAGTGTGACACCATTGCTGGAGGAAGACAAGTGTAtttagagaaagagaaaagatagGAGCCCCTCTGTCTTGCAAACCAGTGGCTCATACCTGTGCCATGTTACAGAATGTTcacactttgttttcttcagtgtgcaaaaaaaagccccagcaGCCCTGTATTTCTCTTACAGTATCAGCCCAGCCTTGGTGACCAACAATAGGTGCAGAGACCAGGTTTTTAGGTAGTCCATGTCTCACTGAGGATGGTTTTTGGCCCCGTGCTGAAGGAGGCAAAGGGTCTCAGAAGTTTCCTTCAGGAGATAGCTATATGCCTTTTTTTGCTAGGCGTTGTAGAAAAATTTTGCCTGGGATCTATATCCGTCTTTTCCCTAAGTCTCTGCTGTCAGCCACACACAGGGAAAGTACTCAGTAGCTGATTTGGACTGACTTCTGGTGCTAAAACACTTGCCTTTGGCTGCATAGTTTGAACATGTCCAAAGGACCATTCATTGCTCTGAGCTCAGATGTCTCCATTAGGCATTTGGACAGCTCTTACCAGGATTCTGGTTTTTGTGGCCACAAAGTGCTCCACAAACTAAAAACACGCAAGGCAAGTGAATATAATGAAGTTGGCTTCGAAATCATCCTCATGTTAAAGTTCCTTTGTCCTTTCCCCAGATAGCTGCCCTAAGAGATAAGATCTTTATTCCTGCCTGTTGGCAGTATGTTCTCTAAGCtcaggataattttttttatccacAAGCATTTCATTTCACCCTCACTTTAAAGCTTTAAGAATGGCATAATAATTGTCAAATTAATCCTAAATTGCAGAGACCTTTGGTTAAGCATCTTTAAAGGCTCAGATCCAGTTAGGAGGACACCAGACACAAGGATATAAATGGAAATCTCATACTTACATACCTAGAATTTAGCCTTCACAGTGTAACCAAATTCTTACAGAAATGCTATGTCTGCAAAAATATCTCACAGTATATTCAGGAATGAAAGGAAGACCTCTGTATCTCCCTTTGTACAATTTCCATTTTGTGTAGACCTCTGCCTTTTGATAGCACTGATTCCCAAAATTATGGCCTCCAATAATCTGTACCCATATCTGAAAATAATCTTTGCAAAACCAGAGGCAGAAGCAGAAAGGTTTGCAAGGTGGGGGTGAAGCTCTGGGACAGTCAAGGGGACTGCAAGGGGAAGGAACATGATGGGATCCATTCTCATTTACACACAGATCACTTTGAATGTACTGGTGTGAATGTACATTTCTTCAGCCAAGTGCTTGGGGAGTGGCCATGCTTTGTGTGAACTTTGCTGGGGCAGTGCATTTCTATGGTCTTAATGAGCACAGATGTCCCATTAGGGCTATGACTGCACAAAAGATTTCAAAAGTAGTGTTACTTAAATACATGTTGGAATTTTGGCATGCGCTTGAAGGCTTTGCTGAATCAGCGCCTTCTTCTCTAATTAAATCCTGTCCTCCGGCTCATAATGTGCACAGACTGCACTGTGTTCCTGGAAATGAGGAAAGAGTTTATCACACTTAGAAATCAAAAAGGCATCTTTTCTAATAGTTATTCTCCTTCCATACTCTGTACATCTCTATAAACAATCAGTTGTTGACTTGCAGAATTTTGCTCCGAACACACCTGTACCTGTTTGGTCTCCCCCTGAGATCAGTGTAAACTTTCCTTACTTCCTTACACtatgtgtatttatttaacaCTGAAAGCCTGGTCTGTTCACAGTAATCCTGTTCATGGTAGTATGAAGTGATAAATGCATTATTCGGCTGCTTGAAAAATTATAACCAAACTAGAAATTGCATCATGATTTAAAGAGTTCATGTATTTATTGTGTAAATCATGTCCTCTATAGTCTTTGGTGAAAATCAAAAGTGGTAGTTATAAAAGAAATGGTGATAGCCTGAAACATAGCTAAAGctaaatatatgcatatgtatttgtattatatgcatacacacatatttgaaaaatgctttttgtaaactatatatttttcatatttattacCAAGTTGTTCTGTTTAATAATGACATTTTCCATATGTCtgtaagtatttattttctgaaaatacctGCATTTTTAAGTATCAATTTTTCATCCTAACCACTGTAACTCTTTCATTCTAGGGCAAAACAGCTTTTACCAGTTCCTATAATAGCTGCTGATAATTTAGGGGACTCAGTCCTTCAGAACATAGTTTCTAGTACCCTCTTGGtgcttttctttatgttttccttttggtgACTTTGAACCACCACCAACATGGCAAACACACAGCTCAGCTTATTCAATTTAAATTACCCTATTAATAGATTtaacaaagcatttttgtttttaaatccgAGTGCTTCTCCTCGCATACTTTTCTCTCTACAAAATACCTTTATGCAAACTTTTATTTAGGAAATCCTGAGCCGAGTAACCGCACAACTGAAATTAAACATCTGAGGATTGAGTTGTGgagccagcctggagcagaTGGTGGGGCGGCTGTGAGCGCGGGGTGCCAGATGTGACTGCGGAGTGCCAGATGTGAGCGCGAGGTGCCAGATGTGACTGCGGAGTGCCAGATGTGAGCGCGAGGTGCCAGCTGTCAGCGCTAGGTGGCAGCGGTGACCGCGCGGTGGCAGCTGTGAGCCCTGGGTGACAGTTGTGACCTTGGGGCAGCAGCGCTGAACCCCCACCCCCAGACCAGGGGACCCCGAAgcagggcagtgggcagtgctggcaggtcCCTGCGGGCTGTGTCCATGGGAATTGCTAGGCTGGGCTCGGCAAGGTGAAGTTCTTCACTCCAATCTGTTGCAAGAAGCAGTGTTTGTTTGGGGGCCTGTGCTAACCTCCCTCAGCAAATGCTCCAAAAGTAACCACCACCTTCATCAGTCCGAGGTCAAACAGACAGCCCACAGCCACAATATCCAGAGGCTGAGTTACCCAGAGCCAGATCTAGTCTTTAGGAGCCTATGTTGTATTTTTATCCAATAGTTTGGAACCTTGTGCTGCTCATTAATGTGGAGGTTGAATGGCCCGTGGTTCCACCAGCAGCATTTGTTCCTATCACACAGAGAAGGCATTTCCacaccttccctgctcctttaGCTCCTtcaggctgcagagccccaCAGAGCCTGTGCAGACCCACACACATCCATATGGGGATGAGGTACTTTAAGgagcacacaaacacacacatggaTCTATGTCCACTACCTTATCTAAAGTTAGCAAGATACAATGCTTACAGACCATAAAAACACATGAAGCCTGGGATGCCTCAGGAAAAATCCAACAGACATCCCTTATCCCAAGCTGATTTAATCAATGAATGCAGACAGACCATGAAAAAAGTCTGATTTACAGCCAGAACCACAGAACCCACATCTCAAACCTCTAGATCCTGTCTGCAAAGTACGTGTGCAAGGTACACTCAGTAAGATCATTGAGATGGCTGCCACTTAAAGGGTTCATCCTGCAGGACTCTCTTCCTGGGTGTGTAGACCTCAGAAAAGTGCTCTGCCTGTTTTGGCCAGGCCCCTCATCTGCAGTGTGCCACTCATTCGCTGCTCTTGCTGATGTCCTGTTTCAACACCTGCAGTGTCTGTACTGGGTTTCAGTTCTCTGCTTTGAGCATGGCTCTGGCATGTCTGATGGACCAGTGCTCAAAAAGGTTCAAACTTGTTCAAAGAGCATGTTGGCTATCATCACTTAAACACAACCTTGCACCTTCATTTCTCGTTATCAGGATTTGGGCAATTTGCAGCAAGGGGCATGAAGTTATGAGCGAGTGCAAGGAAGAATGGTTATATACAGCCAGGTAATAACAAGTTTTTTCTTTACATGTTAGCTCCTATACttgtctttcttcttcctgtaAGGTACTAAACCCCTAAAAAAAATGAGTATCagttttttcagggtttttggTGTATCTGTCTGTCACCTGAGAGCACAGGGGAGAATTGCTCATTTGAAAGGGTAAGATGTGGCTTTTCAGCTCGGCTCTAGCAAGTATTTGATCATACATAGCTCCTAACCCACTCTGTTAGTTGAAGCACTCCCATGTCAGTGTCAGGAGATCGGGTTCCTGTAGGCAAAGAAGTGACCAGGACTTTTCAGGACAATCTGCCAGGAGAGCTGTAGTTTGTGTGCCTCAGTAACACATTACATTAGGATGCATAATTTCCTCATTTCAGTTCAGTCTCATCTTAGGATCTTATTCATTTGAAAAACAGCTGTTGAAAACCATTAATTGGATGAGAAGCCAATGACCATTTTTCCTGATGACATGAAACCACTGGAAAGACAAGTGCAGATTAGCTGTCTCCCTGGTTTTATATgtaatttctgcctttccttgtCTGCCCTCTCAAAGTCTTCTTGTCAACAGTAGGGGGGATACAATATTATAAAACTGAATGGAAATCTGCAGTGGAAAGCAAGAAGAATGTTTAGtaaaaacactgagaaaattatttcagcttgaCCACATGGGATCCtattttctgtgtgtctgtgcatcCATTTGGTCCCACAGCAACTGGAGGTACTGGCTGAGTTTTCCAAGCCAAACTGAAATTTCAGAGTTCCTACTGGTTTTGTGGAAAATAGCATCTGGCTACAAGAGAAAAACCCCTGTTAATGGGAAGACAGATAATTCGTCCATGGGCCGGGCTGTGGGGCTATGGCTGGTCACCCCATGGGTAACTACACAGCATTACCCAGCTAGATACCTAAATATAGTATGGGGACATGCATTATGAGGAGCTATAGGAGGCATAAGAGAGGGGGAGAGGTATTGGGAACTCtttggggctgtgggaggatAGGGTAAGCTGCAAGACATAATCCCATGTTGTCCAGAGATGAAAGGATAGGACCACCAGTAAGCACTCTTCTCTTCTGTTCTGACACTCCTATTCTGGTTCCTACTCCTCCAATGAAATGACAATCAAATTGAGTGACCAAGCTGTTACCACTAATATGAAGTCAAGTCTTTCTGTGTTGGGAATGACATTTTAGGCCTTCTTTGCtaataaaggaaaagcaatactgattgctttatttattttcacagctgaTCTGTGAACGTGAACCCCTCACTGGTTTAACAGAATGCCAGAGCTGTCGGTCAGAAAGCTTCATTAACTACATTCCACTGTTAAAGATTAACTTGCCTTAAGACCAGGgatttttataaattatgaaACAATGTTTCACCTAAGAAAAGGAGCACAGGGTAACTATGATGTTTGTTTATATATCTGAAGACAGTGGAACTTGCCTATGTGTTGCAAAGAACTGAATAATTTCCTCTATGACTCAATGATTAAACATTACTTGAAGTTAAAATTACAATTATATTACACACTGAGCAGACTGTGTGTTAAAGAGTAATCTTGCCTCTGAGTATAAATCCCTGGGTGTAACTTGGCAGTTTTTGTGACTGTGCTGTTAAACTGTGCTTTCTATTACACAGCCATCAATTTAATTGAATGCTGCAGAAGAGTTTAAGGAgcctgaaaagacaaaaatagctAAGGAATCGTCCCTGTCCCACCTGCCTCCAGCATGATCTGCTCTTTTTGTCTGTGATATCACAATCACTCCACAGTGGCAATGCAAGCAGGTGCCTTCAGACAACTTTATCACTGGCTTGTAGTGataaaaaaaagctgctgttgtAACTTGtcaaaaaagcaaacatcaTAGAGGAGAAATATAGTATGTCCTATTCTGAATAAAAAACAAGAGATACAGTTCAAAGATACTATTAATTCCACCCGGCCTTATCTGTCTGAAAGGCAGCTACTATAAGTTATTTGAGTAGCCTTCTCCTGCAAAGAGATGTTTTCCCTGGAGGCTGAAGACACTGGTTTGCCCCAGCATAGTCTTTGAGCaagatgagatgagatgagatgagatgagatgagatgagatgagatgagatgagatgagatgagtAAAGTTGTGGAAAATTACTTCCTCTTCTTTCAGTGCAGGGATCTTCCCTAACTCATATATCTAGACAGAAAGCTAAAGCAGTCAGAAGAATCTCCCTCAAATGTCTACCATACCACCCCACTTTAGGCTTACATTTTCTTAGGGATCTAAATGATGATGGTGTTCACCATGATTAGACTTGTAGATCAGTGAAACCTCACATTAGATCCTTTACTTTGATTTCCTGGTAAGAGCAAAGCCAGTGGGTTTCTCACATCAATAGCAGGAACAcggtggtgctgctgctgtttacaGCAAGTCAGGTGGGCAAGCTTCATGCTGGGGTCATTGCAttgttataaaaatacaaagcaaagagaaacattttactAAAGCATGCGAGAGGTGTGTAAAACAGACAGATATGTGAGaactggggagcagcaggacaaacCAGTACTGAGACCAGTTTCTCAGATATCCCCAGCCATGCAGGCAGAGGATATGACTGTGACTCTATAGATTTAGTCTGATTTTGTAAGGAGTCTGCATGACAACAGGCAATAAATATCAGATGCATGTAAAGCACATGGTTTGTGTCAGCAGAGCAAAGGCTCTGCTCCATGATATGGTAGTTGAATCTATTCTTGAACAGGGCAGGGCTAATGTGTGAAGGATGTAATTTATAGCTGCAGACAAAGTGGACACTGATGAAATGTTAATTGTTATGCTATAAAGACTGATCAGGGTAATTAACAGGTAAGATAATTTATTTAGACATTGAGACTTCAGGGTGAATTTGGTGTCAAAATACTGTTGTAGTGTGAAAGGGACAAGGCTGTAACAGCCgaagaagagcaggaaaagatgaaggaaaacGCATCTTCTGCAGAATGCAGAAAAGCAAGTGACTAATGAAAGCTTGTATCTTGCagatggagagaaaagaagcttGCTCTTTGAAGAGAAAAGAGGCAAAGTACAAACATTGTATGCTGGAGGGATAAGAGAATATTAACCTGCAGCCTTTTACACCTCAGAAATGTAGAATGCCTTCAACAGATGAAGCAGAAAATAGGTGCCATCAATGTAAAACTCTTTATTGccataatattaaaaaaaaatccccaaaccatcTGGAGaataaagtaataaattattttgaacaaTTTCCACTTATGGGAAACCTGCAGTTTTGTTCTagtctttgaaaataaaatttgagtGACAtgttaatttattaaaatacatgaaaagcaTTTATAAAAACTAATCCTGTTGCCTATTTTGTAGAGCAGTGTGCATACAAACAATTTCTGAGATCTCTGGAATGGTATTTATTGTCTTTTGCTGAATGTAAGAAAGTTTAATGATACTAACAGTTAAACCAGCTGTTACTCTTCATTTCTCTGATAACTTTTTTAGCAATAGGGTCAAACTCCCACTGTTTTGATCCATGGAAGAAGTAGAATAATCctggaaatgaaaaagtaaagCATTATGTTATGGATACAAGAAGTAGCTTCATTCGGACAAATCCCCTTTGTACACAAAGGAGAGCATCtcttaatttctgtcttttgcaATAATGATCATCATAATTTCAGAACTTAAGATCTTTAGAACTAAACAGATTTTACTTAAAAGCTCATTTCATTTACCTTTCTGTTGAAAAACAGCATCAAACCTCTGACTAATTCCTGGAAATTCATCGACTGTCAGTCTAGGATAACTCTTCTCCATGGACTGGCTGTTTTCATCAAACCTAAATCATATGAAGAGAGACATGCAATTTTCCAGAGTTTAGACTTCAATTCTGCACAGAATtaagcagcttttaaaagatGCCCACCATCTGCAATTTAGTTGATTTCACTGGGGTTGCAAGAGAAAGTTGTGTTATTTACTTGCACACATGGCTGCAGGATGCTGGACATTGTGTTTTCCATGAGGTTGTTTCTTGTTTGCTGATAAAGGTAAACACTTCCAAAGAAGCATCCTaagagagaaaaactgaaggaaGACCCACACTTTTGactccagggatgggatttCCCTCCTCTGATGATAACAGTGTGACAGACAGTGCATGGAAACAGGGCAGATTCATTCCTGCTATAGCACATATTTATAGCATGAATTCATAAATTTTGACTTCTCTCAGACTTTTATAAGACATTGTATGTGGTCCTCTACTAGCTGACAGATTTAGATGGAGGCAAGGAAGCTGGCTTATTTCTAATACATCAAGTTCTTCCTAACTGGTCCCAAAAGCCAACATTTTTTATGAGATAGGGCTAAATTAAGGAGTTGAAAGGAGAACCTAAAATGTTCTTCCAGATTTGAGGAACtgtctcagagaaaaaaaaaaaaaaaaaaacaaacaagcaaacaaaacaagccaaacaaacaaagccttTATTTCACTTCTCCTTGgatacaagaaatatttttcacaggCATATGAGGCTGAGACAATGAGTTACTAGATAAGAAATGCCTGCTGTGGTTTACTTGCATGCTATTGTCATGTGACCAAGGCAGTCAAAATAAGAATGCAAGATATTGTAAATACTCTACCCAAATtgatcaaaacaaaaaaacaggaaaCCACAGGAATCTCAAAATCCAGATGAAACTGTATGTATCACCAAGGAACCCCACAGTTAGTCACAAAAAGTCTGTGTGAACCACGCTTGCTCTTGTTGCCTGAGGAAGACCTTTGCAGCCACTGTCCTTGCACACAGAAGGAATCTTTCAGCTTCCCAAAGCTGACTTCTTTCTTCCCCTGACTGCTCTTTGGGTATCAAGACTCACTCATGCCAGTTTGGGAATAAGATTGAGCGGGAACCTACAGTTACCTAAAAGGTCTACTTTCTCTTTTATTACATGttcactttaatttttattcagatGATATTGGAGTTATTAATAGGAAAGCATTTGTCAAGTCTTCTTACCTCCAGTACTTGTCACCTATGAAAAAGTATGTCTTCcctgtatttttattacaaacagcTGCATCTACTTTCTTGACACCTTTAGGGAAGCCCAGTGTGTTGATATTCTTTGGATAACCAAGCAACACCTGATATCCGCTGATAACCCAGAATTTGTTGCCTGTtaagacaaattaaaatatttagttttgcCAGTCATTTTCAGACAGCAAATGACTGTTCAGACAGCAAATTATAAAATGTACTCCTTTATTGTAGGTTGTAGGAAAACGAAATGAAATATTctaaggttttattttacttatttgaaaaatgtattttatgcaCATATGCCCTCTGCTCAcataattaaattaagaaaaaaattagagaaaatcTCATACTTCACCTTTGAAAAGTAGGATCTGATCTTTTGTGTTCTCATATGCAGCTTCAATAACAGGAGGCAGATTTGGCCAGAAGGCAGAAATTAATTCATGTTCAGCTTCTGAGTTATCAGGATATACCCTCCATAAGTGCCTGatttaaatatgaaacagaTTTGTAGTACATTACAAACCACAGAAACTTCTGTATGTGCAAAAGAATGTGAGCAACATTGTGACTTACAAGCTCTTTCTTGTCAGTGGAGCTACCTGGCTTGATGTATCAGAAAGGAAATAACTCCCTGCACTGGGAagtgtttggatttttattCTATCTTCATTCTGGCATTCCATTGATACTGATTGTTAAATGATCAGTTATAAGCAGCTGAATATTTCAAGTTGTTCCTATACTGTATAGTAAGAGGGTTATAGGAGGCCAGGTAGGACTTACTGTAACCTTTTCAGCACATTAATTCCCCAGATGATTTTGGGCTTGCAGAGGGAATTGGAGGAGAGATTGGCTCAACTGTATTGTCAAACATGCTTATTTCTTAGTTTGTTAGTTACTTAGATTAGTAAAATTAATTGAACACTTAATTAAATGtgcaaggccaggttggatggggatCTGAGCAACCTGGACTAGTGGGGAGTGTCTCTgcttggaactagatgatctttgaggtactttccaaaccaaaccttTATGTGATTGTCTGGAAAATTTTGCATCATTAAGTCAAGTCACTACTCAGTGTAACCATCTATACATTTGAGAATAAGGTCTCATTGGGATTGAggtgttttctggaaaaaagtgaaacatGTTTTTTCACGGGATCCTGTAAAAATGTTATTACAACTAATATCTGctaaaacttttatttccatgAATTGAAATCCATTTGTCTCATTGTAAATGCTGTAAACATGTGAACCATGAAAGTATTCAGTCTTtgtataaataaagaaaaattaaacccTGTGCAGACAAAGATGATATCAATATTTACCTGCCCTTTAGAAAAATGACTTCTTGTCGGAGTGTAGTTACAGCATCGAAAGATATCTGGGAGCCACAGATTTTAGGTGAGGTAGGGGTGGTTGGCCTTTTATCTGGGGCATTTGGTGGGGATCCTGAGGAAGAAATTTTGGAAAGAATACACCAAATTGTAGAAATATTAAGGTTTCCAcactttgctcttttttaaatataatgcTAATATGATTAAGTTTATGATGAAACTTTGTGAAAGAGATTATTTCTCCCCTgcttaccttttttttaaagccataGACTTTACTCACCATAAATGGACTGAATGCCATTTATATCATCTGGAGAGAGGGGAAATTCACTGGGGCTGATGTAGGCATAATTGGGGAACATGAGGGCCCTCTGATCATTAGAATGGGAGAGACCCAGGGCATGGCCAAACTCATGAGCAGCAACAAGGAACAAGTTGAACCCTTATGAAATGGATAGAGAGAAGAAATCAGTCAAATTTTACTCAGTAAATGGCTGATATGATCACAGGATCAGGCTATTGCTCAGTAGCAGTTTTCATGCAATATATTGATGTTCACTGGGGAATGCATTGAGGTGAACATATTCTTCTGTATGACAAGACAGTGGTCTTCCCCTACTAGAAGGGAGAGACTTTTGACCCTCTTGTTTTCTGTTAGCTACTGAAAGTGTGTGTGTCATGAGTAGATATCTGGGGATGAGTGTGGGTGCAGCTCTTTGGAATGTTCTGGCAGGGTTTCCTGGCTGAGGTAGAACAGATTAGATAGTGAGTCAGATCAAACTAACAGCTCTCCAGGGCAAGGCAGGAGGACACACTCTGTGCTCACCGCAGGTATCAAAGTGTCACTCTGTGTGTCACTCTCCCTCCTACAAACCTGAGAAATAAAGGTGAGATCATGAATagacaaggaaaaataaaatgttagcCGAATGCTTTACCTTTCTACCATTGGGACTTTAAAGCATATGGTTTCTTTAGAGATttatcaaacaaaataaatttttaaaatattatgctTCTGCATGCTTATTCCCAGTGAAATATGTTAACActattaataaagaaataaaaatggaatttcctTCAGCACATGTCCCTCCAAGTAACACGCCTTTCTGAAGATGATCATCTGCCCTGCAGACCAAGATCCAGAAATGTCAACAGATTTAATGAAGATCACACAAGTCTGTGGCAGAGGAGAGGACTGGTCATTGATTGCCCAAGAAAGGCTGGCTGAAGCCAAGACATTCATTTctcaaaaacccaaacaaaataaagcctCATTTTTTCCACACATATTTCCAGTCAGTCCTCCACTCTCACGAGTCTTCTGAGTGCTCCAAGTTCTGCAATgtctggctgctggagctgtgctgctgaggaacagcagaaaaactgtGGTTGACCCATTCAGTCCCAGTATGGGAAAAACATTACATTTAATCATGTGATATGTCCAGCA
This sequence is a window from Vidua chalybeata isolate OUT-0048 chromosome 2, bVidCha1 merged haplotype, whole genome shotgun sequence. Protein-coding genes within it:
- the LOC128783557 gene encoding matrix metalloproteinase-27-like isoform X2, with translation MEQKADSSPARTGMRVKMKALSLWLVTCTAVSSTLPIHPEKGNEDDAKLVQNYLNKFYAVEPDPYQLGWKTNAESAAEKLQKMQQFFCLKVSEKLDNETLEMMKKPRCGVPDVGLYGFTLPGWKKTKLTYRLVNYTPDMSKEDVDKAVEKAFKVWSAVTPLIFTRIHKGIADIMIAFGTKVHGHCPRYFDGPLGVLAHAFPPGTGLGGDVHFDEDEDWTTGSAGFNLFLVAAHEFGHALGLSHSNDQRALMFPNYAYISPSEFPLSPDDINGIQSIYGSPPNAPDKRPTTPTSPKICGSQISFDAVTTLRQEVIFLKGRHLWRVYPDNSEAEHELISAFWPNLPPVIEAAYENTKDQILLFKGNKFWVISGYQVLLGYPKNINTLGFPKGVKKVDAAVCNKNTGKTYFFIGDKYWRMLLWKCLPLSANKKQPHGKHNVQHPAAMCASK
- the LOC128783557 gene encoding matrix metalloproteinase-27-like isoform X1, whose product is MEQKADSSPARTGMRVKMKALSLWLVTCTAVSSTLPIHPEKGNEDDAKLVQNYLNKFYAVEPDPYQLGWKTNAESAAEKLQKMQQFFCLKVSEKLDNETLEMMKKPRCGVPDVGLYGFTLPGWKKTKLTYRLVNYTPDMSKEDVDKAVEKAFKVWSAVTPLIFTRIHKGIADIMIAFGTKVHGHCPRYFDGPLGVLAHAFPPGTGLGGDVHFDEDEDWTTGSAGFNLFLVAAHEFGHALGLSHSNDQRALMFPNYAYISPSEFPLSPDDINGIQSIYGSPPNAPDKRPTTPTSPKICGSQISFDAVTTLRQEVIFLKGRHLWRVYPDNSEAEHELISAFWPNLPPVIEAAYENTKDQILLFKGNKFWVISGYQVLLGYPKNINTLGFPKGVKKVDAAVCNKNTGKTYFFIGDKYWRFDENSQSMEKSYPRLTVDEFPGISQRFDAVFQQKGLFYFFHGSKQWEFDPIAKKVIREMKSNSWFNC